Below is a window of Chryseobacterium indicum DNA.
AAAAAATAGTATCTTTAAACGGAAAAAATTGAAATTTTTATGGACATTGAATTCAACAAAAGAGAAGATCAGAACAGATTAAAATTATCCGAAATCAATCGCTTATTGACAGAAATTAAAAAGGGAGGTGGTGAAAAGAGGCTGCAGAAGCTTCGTGAAGAGGGAAAAATGACGGCAAGAGAAAGAATTGACTATCTTCTTGATAAGGATTCTGAGTCTATAGAAATTGGTGCTTTTGCCGGATATGAAATGTACGAGGAGCACGGAGGCTGCCCAAGCGGGGGTGTTGTTGTGGTAATGGGGTATGTTTCTAAAAGACAATGCATCATTGTGGCAAATGATGCTTCTGTAAAAGCGGGAGCGTGGTTTCCGATCACTGGTAAGAAAAATCTTAGAGCTCAGGAAATTGCCATGGAAAACAGACTTCCGATTATTTATCTGGTGGATTCTGCTGGAGTTTATTTACCGATGCAGGATGAGATTTTCCCTGATAAGGAGATGTTCGGAAGAATTTTCAGAAATAATGCTAAAATGAGTGCTGCAGGAATTATTCAGATTTCTGCTGTGATGGGAAGTTGTGTTGCAGGTGGTGCTTATCTTCCGATTATGAGTGATGAAGCGATGATTGTGGAGGGAACGGGTTCTATTTTCCTTGCCGGAAGTTATCTGGTAAAAGCGGCAATCGGGGAAAGTATTGATAATGAAACTCTGGGAGGCGCAACTACACATTGTTCGATTTCGGGAGTTACAGATTATAAGGCTAAAGATGATAAGGATGCGCTGAACAGAATTAAGAATATCATGAAGTCTTTGGGAAGTACTGAAAAGGCAGGTTTTGACAGAATTGAAAGTGCTCAGCCGAAAGAAAAGCCTGAAAATATTTTTGGGATCATGCCTGTTTCAAGAGCGGATCAGTATGATACCTACGATATTATAAAATGTCTTGTTGATAACTCTGAGTACGAAGAATATAAGCCTGATTACGGTAAAAGTATTATCTGTGCCACGGCAAGAATCGATGGT
It encodes the following:
- a CDS encoding acyl-CoA carboxylase subunit beta yields the protein MDIEFNKREDQNRLKLSEINRLLTEIKKGGGEKRLQKLREEGKMTARERIDYLLDKDSESIEIGAFAGYEMYEEHGGCPSGGVVVVMGYVSKRQCIIVANDASVKAGAWFPITGKKNLRAQEIAMENRLPIIYLVDSAGVYLPMQDEIFPDKEMFGRIFRNNAKMSAAGIIQISAVMGSCVAGGAYLPIMSDEAMIVEGTGSIFLAGSYLVKAAIGESIDNETLGGATTHCSISGVTDYKAKDDKDALNRIKNIMKSLGSTEKAGFDRIESAQPKEKPENIFGIMPVSRADQYDTYDIIKCLVDNSEYEEYKPDYGKSIICATARIDGWSVGIVANQRKLVKSGKGEMQFGGVIYSDSADKATRFIANCNQRKIPLVFLQDVTGFMVGSKSEHGGIIKDGAKMVNAVSNSVVPKFTIITGNSYGAGNYAMCGKAYDPRLIVAWPWADLAVMGGAQAAKVLAQIQESTLKKQGKEISEEEHKEILDSISAKYKKQTEATYAAARLWTDAIINPVDTRKWISMGIEAANHSPITEKFNLGVIQV